From a region of the Pecten maximus chromosome 18, xPecMax1.1, whole genome shotgun sequence genome:
- the LOC117316129 gene encoding dolichyl-diphosphooligosaccharide--protein glycosyltransferase subunit STT3A, producing MKTSSSSPVFGMSWLLKMSPDKQDTLLKMSILTIAGILSFSTRLFSVLRFESVIHEFDPYFNYRTTRYLTEEGFYQFHNWFDDRAWYPLGRIIGGTIYPGLMVTSAALYHVMNFFHITIDIRNVCVFLAPLFSSLTTLVTYHFTKELKDASAGLVAAAMISIVPGYISRSVAGSYDNEGIAIFCMLLTYTLWIKAVKTGSIFWGCLCALAYFYMVSSWGGYVFLINLIPLHVLALMMTGRFSHRIYVAYSSVYCLGTILSMQISFVGFQPVQSSEHMAAFGVFGLCQIHAFVDYIRSKLTSEQFNTLFRSIILLVGILGTTAAAIATATGKISPWTGRFYSLLDPSYAKNNIPIIASVSEHQPTTWSSFYFDLQLLVFMFPVGLYFCFTHLTDANIFIIMYGATSIYFAGVMVRLMLVLAPVMCILSGIGISATLISYMKNLDITKKAKKAKKGEITNYPFKNEVASGVVFMITAFLITYTFHCTWVTSEAYSSPSIVLSARAGDGGRIIFDDFREAYYWLRHNTAEDAKVMSWWDYGYQITAMANRTILVDNNTWNNTHISRVGQAMSSTEDKAYEIMRELDVNYVLVIFGGLTGYSSDDINKFLWMVRIGGSTDRGAHIKESDYYTPQGEFRIDKDGSPTLLNCLMYKMCYYRFGSVYTEGGKPTGYDRVRNAEIGNKDFELDVLEEAYTTEHWLVRIYKVKDLDNRGL from the exons ATGAAGACCAGTAGCAGCAGTCCTGTTTTTGGGATGTCTTGGCTTCTCAAGATGTCTCCTGATAAGCAGGACACCCTACTTAAGATGTCTATCCTCACTATAGCTGGAATCTTGT CTTTTTCCACAAGGCTGTTTTCTGTGTTGAGATTTGAGAGTGTTATCCACGAATTTGATCCCTACTTCAATTATCGTACAACACGTTACCTGACAGAAGAAGGCTTCTACCAATTCCATAACTGGTTTGATGACCGAGCCTGGTACCCACTGGGCCGTATCATTGGGGGAACCATCTATCCAG GTTTGATGGTGACCTCTGCGGCATTGTATCATGTGATGAACTTTTTCCACATCACCATTGACATCAGGAATGTTTGTGTGTTTCTGGCTCCTCTCTTCTCCAGTCTAACCACACTCGTCACTTACCACTTCACCAAGGAGCTCAAg GATGCTAGTGCGGGTCTAGTAGCAGCAGCCATGATTTCCATAGTCCCAGGTTACATCTCCCGTTCAGTGGCTGGGTCTTACGATAACGAGGGTATTGCCATCTTCTGTATGTTGTTGACTTACACCCTGTGGATAAAGGCAGTGAAGACAGGCTCCATTTTCTGGGGATGCTTGTGTGCTCTAGCTTACTTCTACATG GTGTCATCTTGGGGAGGATATGTGTTTCTCATCAACTTGATCCCTCTTCACGTTCTTGCCCTGATGATGACTGGCCGATTCTCTCATCGCATCTATGTTGCATACTCCTCG GTGTACTGCTTGGGAACAATCCTGTCCATGCAGATCTCTTTTGTGGGTTTCCAGCCTGTACAATCCAGTGAACACATGGCT GCCTTCGGCGTGTTTGGTCTCTGTCAGATACATGCTTTTGTTGACTACATTCGATCCAAATTGACCTCTGAGCAGTTCAACACCTTATTTAGGAGCATCATCCTCTTGGTCGGAATTCTGGGAACAACTGCTGCAGCCATTGCCACAGCAACTGGCA AAATCTCGCCATGGACTGGACGTTTCTACTCCTTGCTGGACCCATCCTACGCCAAAAACAACATCCCCATCATTGCGTCTGTATCCGAACATCAGCCAACCACATGGAGTTCCTTCTACTTTGACCTTCAGCTTCTTGTTTTCATGTTCCCGG TGGGTCTCTACTTCTGTTTCACTCACTTGACTGATGCCAACATCTTCATCATCATGTACGGAGCCACCAGTATCTACTTCGCGGGTGTCATGGTGCGTCTGATGTTGGTCCTGGCTCCAGTTATGTGTATCCTCTCAGGAATCGGTATCTCGGCCACTCTCATATCGTATATGAAGAACTTGGACATCACAAAGAAAGCCAAGAAGGCCaagaaaggggagataaccaactATCCATTTAAGAATGAG GTAGCCTCGGGTGTGGTTTTTATGATCACAGCCTTCCTCATCACTTACACCTTCCATTGTACCTGGGTGACCTCTGAAGCCTACTCCAGTCCTTCCATCGTCCTCTCCGCTCGGGCTGGAGATGGTGGCAGAATTATATTCGACGACTTCAGAGAGGCTTACTACTGGCTGAGACACAACACCGCTGAG GATGCAAAGGTTATGTCTTGGTGGGATTATGGTTATCAGATAACAGCGATGGCCAACAGGACTATACTGGTGGACAATAACACGTGGAACAACACACACATATCGCGTGTTGGTCAG gcCATGTCATCAACAGAAGATAAAGCATATGAAATAATGCGTGAATTAGATGTTAATTACGTGCTTGTCATCTTTGGTGGATTGACAGGGTATTCCTCTGATG ATATCAACAAGTTCCTGTGGATGGTTAGGATTGGAGGGAGCACAGATCGAGGAGCTCACATAAAGGAATCTGACTACTATACACCACAGGGAGAGTTCCGTATTGATAAAGACGGTTCCCCGACCCTCCTTAACTGTCTGATGTACAAAATGTGCTATTACAGGTTCGGGTCAGTCTACACAGAGGGAG GAAAACCCACTGGTTACGACCGAGTACGTAATGCTGAAATTGGAAACAAAGATTTTGAACTTGATGTTTTAGAAGAAGCTTACACAACAGAGCACTGGCTCGTCCGCATTTACAAAGTGAAAGATTTAGACAACAGGGGACTCTAA